In the Fretibacterium sp. OH1220_COT-178 genome, GGATCAGGCAGACCAGCAGGAAGACGACGAGGCTCAGAAGCAGCCCCACCAAAATCGGCTCGTCCATCAGCCCCAGAAGGACGGGGTGGCTGAGCCCCTTCTGCGCCAGGAAGTCCAGAACCAGCGCTTTGCGGTGCTCCATCATCAGAACGACCGCGCTGCCCGCGATCAGGGAGGCGACGGCCCCGGCCTCGGAGGCGCGCTTCCAGTACAGTCCGAACACGTAGGGGAAGAAGGAGCCCGCGGCCCGGAGCGTGAAGGAGAACATCAGCAGCGTGATGATGTTGCCCACGTTGAAGTAGGCGACGGCCCCGGCCAGAAGGCCGATCACCACCATGGTGACGCGGGTGACGTTCAGGACGCGCCCGCTCGACGCCCGGGGGTTGATGAAGGTCTTGTAGAGGTCGTTGCCGAAGATCGAGCCGGCGCCCAGCAGGTCGGAGTCCGCGCTCGACATGGTCGCGGAGAGGATTCCCGCGAAGAGCAGCCCCACGATGACCGCGGGCATGGTGGCCATGGCCAGGTGCGGCAGGGCGTATTTGGGGCCCTCCTTCAGGATCAGGCCGGAGTCGATCCTGTTCATGTTGATCAGGGCCAGGGTGATGATGCCCAGCAGCGTCGGGATGAAGGCGTAGGCGAAGTTGACGATGGCGGCGATGATGGAGCCCTGACGCGCGGCCCTGCCGTCCCGCGCCGCGTAGTAGCGGGAGACGGCCTCCTGCCCCACGGTGAAGGACGCGACGTACATGATCACGAGCGCTGCGATCTTGTAGGGCCCGATCCCCTTGAAGAGGTCGAAGGTCCCCTCCGGAACGTTCGCTGCGACGTTGCCCATCCCGCCGGCCATGTCGAGCGCGTAGGGCAGGGCCGCCGCCATGCCGAACACGATCAGGAACACCTGCACGAAGTCCGTCAGGGTGACGCTCCAGAGCCCGCCCATGACCGCGTAGACCGTGACCACCACCGTGACGCCCAGAACCGCCATCTTGTAGTCGATCCCCAGCATGACCGAGACGACCGCGGAGGACGCGATGAACTGCGCCGCCGTCAGGCCAATGAGGGGCAGGATCATGATGATGGCGGTGATGGCGCCGGAGAGCGGTCCGTAGCGCCTGCGGAAGTACTCCGGGACCGTCTTGACCTCCGCGGCCCGGAACCTGTGGGCGAGGAAGGTCAGGATGACGAAGGCGATGCCCAT is a window encoding:
- a CDS encoding sodium:solute symporter family protein, with translation MQNTVILIVAGYMLLMLLIGWWSSTRISSNEDFMVAGRRLGPLLMAGTLAATEIGGGSSLGVVEKGFGAWGLSASWYVTAMGIAFVILTFLAHRFRAAEVKTVPEYFRRRYGPLSGAITAIIMILPLIGLTAAQFIASSAVVSVMLGIDYKMAVLGVTVVVTVYAVMGGLWSVTLTDFVQVFLIVFGMAAALPYALDMAGGMGNVAANVPEGTFDLFKGIGPYKIAALVIMYVASFTVGQEAVSRYYAARDGRAARQGSIIAAIVNFAYAFIPTLLGIITLALINMNRIDSGLILKEGPKYALPHLAMATMPAVIVGLLFAGILSATMSSADSDLLGAGSIFGNDLYKTFINPRASSGRVLNVTRVTMVVIGLLAGAVAYFNVGNIITLLMFSFTLRAAGSFFPYVFGLYWKRASEAGAVASLIAGSAVVLMMEHRKALVLDFLAQKGLSHPVLLGLMDEPILVGLLLSLVVFLLVCLILPSRRNSTELAIEE